Proteins encoded together in one Papio anubis isolate 15944 chromosome 3, Panubis1.0, whole genome shotgun sequence window:
- the TKTL2 gene encoding transketolase-like protein 2 has translation MANDAKPDVKTVQVLRDAANRLRIHSIRATCASGSGHLTSCCSAAEVVSVLFFHTMKYKQTDPEHPDNDRFILSKGHATPILYAAWVEVGDIGESDLLNLRKLHSDLEGHPTPRLPFVDMATGSLGQGLGAACGMAYTGKYLDKASYRVFCLMGDGESSEGSVWEAFAFASHYNLDNLVAVFDVNRLGQSGPAPLEHGADIYQNCCEAFGWNTYLVDGHDVEALCQVFWQASQVKNKPTAIVAKTFKGRGIPNIEDAENWHGKPVPKERADAIVKLIESQIQTNENPRPKPPVEDSPQIIITDIKMTSPPAYKVGDKIATQKTYGLALAKLGRANERVIVLSGDTMNSTFSEIFRKEHPERFIECVIAEQNMVSVALGCATRGRTIAFASAFAAFFTRAFDQLRMGAISQANINLIGSHCGVSSGEDGPSQMALEDLAMFRSIPNCTVFYPSDAISTEHAVYLAANTKGMCFIRTSQPETAVIYTPQENFEIGQAKVVRHSVNDKVTVIGAGVTLHEALAAADHLSQQGISVRVIDPFTIKPLDAATIISSAKATGGRVITVEDHYREGGIGEAVCAAVSREPDVLVHQLAVSGVPQHGKTSELLDMFGISTRHIIAAVTLILMK, from the coding sequence ATGGCCAACGACGCCAAGCCCGACGTGAAGACTGTGCAGGTGCTGCGGGACGCCGCCAACCGCCTGCGGATCCATTCCATCAGGGCCACGTGTGCCTCTGGTTCTGGCCACCTCACGTCATGCTGCAGTGCAGCAGAGGTCGTGTCTGTCCTCTTCTTCCACACGATGAAGTATAAACAGACAGACCCAGAACATCCGGACAATGACCGGTTCATCCTCTCCAAGGGACATGCTACTCCCATCCTCTATGCTGCTTGGGTGGAGGTGGGTGACATCGGTGAATCTGACTTGCTGAACCTGAGGAAACTTCACAGTGACTTGGAGGGACACCCTACTCCCCGACTGCCGTTTGTTGACATGGCAACAGGGTCCCTAGGGCAGGGATTAGGTGCTGCATGTGGAATGGCTTATACTGGCAAGTACCTTGACAAGGCCAGTTACCGGGTGTTCTGCCTTATGGGAGATGGCGAATCCTCAGAAGGCTCTGTGTGGGAGGCTTTCGCTTTTGCCTCCCACTACAACTTGGACAATCTCGTGGCGGTCTTCGACGTGAACCGCTTGGGACAAAGTGGCCCTGCACCCCTTGAACATGGCGCAGACATCTACCAGAATTGCTGTGAAGCCTTTGGATGGAATACTTACTTAGTGGATGGCCATGATGTGGAAGCCTTGTGCCAAGTATTTTGGCAAGCAAGTCAAGTGAAGAACAAACCTACTGCTATAGTTGCCAAGACCTTCAAAGGTCGGGGTATTCCAAATATTGAGGATGCAGAAAATTGGCATGGAAAGCCAGTGCCAAAAGAAAGAGCAGATGCAATTGTCAAATTAATTGAGAGTCAGATACAGACCAATGAGAATCCCAGACCAAAACCGCCTGTGGAAGACTCACCTCAAATCATCAtcacagatataaaaatgaccTCCCCACCTGCTTACAAAGTTGGTGACAAGATAGCTACTCAGAAaacatatggtttggctctggcTAAACTGGGCCGTGCAAATGAAAGAGTTATTGTTCTGAGTGGTGACACAATGAACTCCACCTTTTCTGAGATATTCAGGAAGGAACACCCTGAGCGTTTCATAGAGTGTGTTATTGCTGAGCAAAACATGGTAAGTGTGGCACTAGGCTGTGCCACACGTGGTCGAACCATTGCTTTTGCTAGTGCTTTTGCTGCCTTTTTTACTAGAGCATTTGATCAGCTCCGAATGGGAGCCATTTCTCAAGCCAATATCAACCTTATTGGTTCCCACTGTGGGGTATCCTCTGGAGAAGATGGACCCTCCCAAATGGCCCTGGAGGATCTAGCCATGTTCCGAAGCATTCCTAATTGCACTGTTTTCTATCCAAGTGATGCCATCTCAACAGAGCATGCTGTTTATCTAGCCGCCAATACCAAAGGAATGTGCTTCATTCGAACCAGCCAACCAGAAACTGCAGTTATTTATACCCCACAAGAAAATTTTGAGATTGGCCAGGCCAAGGTGGTCCGCCACAGTGTCAATGATAAAGTCACAGTAATTGGAGCTGGAGTTACTCTCCATGAAGCCTTAGCAGCTGCTGACCATCTTTCTCAACAAGGTATTTCTGTCCGTGTCATCGACCCATTTACCATTAAACCCCTGGATGCCGCCACCATCATCTCCAGTGCAAAAGCCACAGGCGGCCGAGTTATCACAGTGGAGGATCACTACAGGGAAGGTGGCATTGGAGAAGCTGTTTGTGCAGCTGTCTCCAGGGAGCCTGATGTCCTTGTTCATCAGCTGGCAGTGTCAGGAGTGCCTCAACATGGGAAAACTAGTGAATTGCTGGATATGTTTGGAATCAGTACCAGACACATTATAGCAGCCGTAACACTTATTTTAATGAAGTAA